In Promicromonospora sukumoe, the following proteins share a genomic window:
- a CDS encoding alpha/beta hydrolase family protein, translating to MAERVTFESTTGPRLAGIIDRPEGEVRGWGVFSHGFTLGKDSPAAARICKQLASEGIGMLRFDNLGLGDSEGDWGDGSFTHKVADTVQAAQFMADHDMPVHLLVGHSFGGAAVIAAGADVPGVQAVATIGAPVQPRHAEHNYDAVLGRVFDDGHAQWMVGGRALTLKRHFVEDVRRAELRSKIRELGSPLLVMHSPTDSTVDISNAGEIFREARHPRSFVSLEGADHLLTAPGQAKRAARIISAWADQYLTA from the coding sequence GTGGCTGAGCGCGTCACGTTCGAGAGCACCACGGGGCCACGGCTCGCGGGCATCATCGACCGGCCGGAGGGCGAGGTGCGCGGCTGGGGCGTGTTCTCCCACGGGTTCACGCTGGGCAAGGACTCGCCGGCCGCGGCGCGGATCTGCAAGCAGCTCGCGAGCGAGGGCATCGGCATGCTGCGCTTCGACAACCTGGGCCTGGGCGACTCCGAGGGCGACTGGGGCGACGGGTCGTTCACGCACAAGGTGGCCGACACCGTGCAGGCCGCCCAGTTCATGGCCGACCACGACATGCCGGTGCACCTCCTGGTGGGGCACTCGTTCGGCGGGGCCGCCGTGATCGCCGCCGGCGCGGACGTCCCGGGCGTGCAGGCGGTCGCGACGATCGGCGCCCCCGTGCAGCCGCGGCACGCGGAGCACAACTACGACGCCGTCCTGGGCCGGGTGTTCGACGACGGCCACGCCCAGTGGATGGTCGGCGGCCGCGCGCTCACCCTGAAGCGGCACTTCGTCGAGGACGTGCGGCGGGCCGAGCTGCGCTCCAAGATCCGTGAGCTGGGGTCGCCGCTGCTGGTGATGCACTCGCCGACGGACAGCACCGTGGACATCTCGAACGCGGGCGAGATCTTCCGGGAGGCCCGGCACCCCCGATCGTTCGTGTCGCTGGAGGGCGCGGACCACCTGCTCACCGCGCCCGGTCAGGCCAAGCGCGCCGCCCGCATCATCAGCGCCTGGGCGGACCAGTACCTCACCGCGTGA
- a CDS encoding glycoside hydrolase family 6 protein, whose protein sequence is MSTAPRRTRGTSPRRSRSVAAAAVGALLAAPALVAVSSAPAVALEDNPFVGAAQYVNPDWSALVETAADEVGDAGLAADMRAIADEPTSVWMDRIAAIEGTERQNGLEWHLDQAVEQSGGSPLVFNVVIYDLPGRDCHALASNGELPATAAGMTRYKTEYIDPIVALLDRPEYENLRIVATIEPDSLPNLVTNQSDADCVAAAPYYREGVQYAISELYEVGNVYSYIDAAHSGWLGWPNNSSGAAQEFANVIEGSTYGWAAVSGFVTNTANTTPLEEPFLTNPDLQVGGGQVKSAGWFEWNPDFDEIDWTANLYDLMVAQGAPSSIGMLVDTSRNGWGGAARPTAVSTSTDLNTYVNQSKVDRRNHRGAWCNPAGAGIGERPTVAPSGHAESHLDAYVWVKPPGESDGSSTEIPNDEGKRLDRMCDPTYQSSELGGRFTGALADAPLSGHWFQAQFEMLVANAYPAIG, encoded by the coding sequence GTGTCCACAGCACCCCGCCGCACCCGCGGCACGTCCCCACGTAGGTCCCGCAGCGTCGCGGCAGCGGCGGTGGGCGCTCTCCTCGCGGCTCCCGCGCTCGTCGCCGTCTCCAGCGCACCCGCCGTCGCGCTGGAGGACAACCCGTTCGTCGGGGCCGCGCAGTACGTCAACCCGGACTGGTCGGCCCTGGTCGAGACGGCGGCCGACGAGGTGGGCGACGCCGGCCTCGCGGCCGACATGCGCGCCATCGCCGACGAGCCGACGTCGGTCTGGATGGACCGCATCGCCGCGATCGAGGGGACCGAGCGGCAGAACGGTCTCGAGTGGCACCTCGACCAGGCGGTGGAGCAGTCGGGCGGCTCGCCCCTGGTGTTCAACGTGGTGATCTACGACCTGCCCGGGCGCGACTGCCACGCGCTCGCCTCGAACGGTGAGCTGCCCGCCACGGCGGCCGGGATGACGCGGTACAAGACCGAGTACATCGACCCGATCGTCGCGCTGCTGGACCGGCCCGAGTACGAGAACCTGCGGATCGTCGCCACGATCGAGCCCGACTCCCTGCCCAACCTGGTGACCAACCAGTCCGACGCCGACTGCGTCGCCGCGGCGCCGTACTACCGCGAGGGCGTGCAGTACGCGATCTCCGAGCTGTACGAGGTCGGCAACGTGTACTCCTACATCGACGCGGCGCACTCGGGCTGGCTCGGCTGGCCCAACAACTCCAGCGGTGCGGCCCAGGAGTTCGCGAACGTCATCGAGGGCAGCACCTACGGGTGGGCCGCCGTGTCCGGGTTCGTCACCAACACGGCGAACACCACGCCGCTGGAGGAGCCGTTCCTGACCAACCCCGACCTCCAGGTCGGCGGCGGCCAGGTGAAGTCCGCGGGCTGGTTCGAGTGGAACCCGGACTTCGACGAGATCGACTGGACCGCGAACCTCTACGACCTGATGGTCGCGCAGGGTGCGCCGTCGAGCATCGGCATGCTCGTCGACACCAGCCGCAACGGCTGGGGCGGGGCGGCCCGTCCGACGGCGGTGAGCACGTCGACCGACCTGAACACCTACGTCAACCAGTCCAAGGTGGACCGCCGCAACCACCGCGGCGCGTGGTGCAACCCGGCGGGCGCCGGCATCGGGGAGCGGCCGACCGTCGCGCCGTCGGGCCACGCCGAGTCGCACCTCGACGCCTACGTGTGGGTCAAGCCGCCGGGCGAGTCGGACGGGTCGTCCACGGAGATCCCGAACGACGAGGGCAAGCGGCTGGACCGCATGTGCGACCCGACGTACCAGTCGAGCGAGCTGGGCGGCCGGTTCACGGGCGCCCTCGCGGACGCGCCGCTGTCGGGCCACTGGTTCCAGGCGCAGTTCGAGATGCTCGTCGCCAACGCGTACCCGGCGATCGGCTAG
- the purS gene encoding phosphoribosylformylglycinamidine synthase subunit PurS — translation MGRVVVEVMPKPEILDPQGKAVVGALPRLGFTQFSGVRQGKRFELEVDGEVTPEILAAAREAAATLLSNPVIEDVVSVVDAAAVPGEATGTPVSA, via the coding sequence GTGGGACGCGTCGTCGTCGAGGTCATGCCCAAGCCCGAGATCCTGGACCCCCAGGGCAAGGCTGTGGTCGGAGCGCTGCCGCGCCTCGGCTTCACCCAGTTCTCCGGTGTGCGTCAGGGCAAGCGGTTCGAGCTCGAGGTGGACGGTGAGGTCACGCCGGAGATCCTCGCCGCCGCCCGGGAGGCCGCGGCCACCCTGCTGTCCAACCCGGTGATCGAGGACGTCGTCTCGGTCGTCGACGCCGCCGCGGTCCCGGGTGAGGCGACCGGCACCCCGGTGAGCGCCTGA
- the purQ gene encoding phosphoribosylformylglycinamidine synthase subunit PurQ — protein sequence MSVTEPMPAAVAAPVLAGARIGVITFPGTLDDRDASRAVRLAGAEAVSLWHADESLQDVDAVVLPGGFSYGDYLRAGAISRFAPAMAAVVDAANGGMPVLGICNGFQVLTEAHLLPGSMVKNDHLHFVCREQSLVVENARTAWTNEFRRGQQITIPLKNQDGQFVADERTLDELEGEGRVVFRYDGWNPNGSRRDIAGITNDRGNVVGLMPHPEHAVEAGFGPASAEGPRAGVDGLTFFTSVLSSLVHA from the coding sequence ATGTCGGTCACCGAGCCGATGCCCGCCGCCGTGGCGGCCCCCGTGCTGGCCGGCGCCCGCATCGGCGTCATCACGTTCCCCGGGACGCTCGACGACCGTGACGCGTCGCGGGCCGTGCGCCTCGCCGGCGCCGAGGCCGTGTCGCTCTGGCACGCCGACGAGTCGCTGCAGGACGTCGACGCCGTGGTGCTGCCGGGCGGGTTCTCCTACGGCGACTACCTGCGCGCCGGTGCGATCAGCCGGTTCGCGCCCGCGATGGCCGCCGTGGTCGACGCCGCCAACGGCGGCATGCCGGTGCTCGGCATCTGCAACGGCTTCCAGGTCCTCACCGAGGCCCACCTGCTGCCGGGCTCGATGGTCAAGAACGACCACCTGCACTTCGTGTGCCGGGAGCAGTCGCTCGTCGTCGAGAACGCGCGCACGGCCTGGACCAACGAGTTCCGCCGGGGTCAGCAGATCACGATCCCGCTGAAGAACCAGGACGGCCAGTTCGTCGCCGACGAGCGCACCCTCGACGAGCTCGAGGGCGAGGGCCGTGTCGTCTTCCGCTACGACGGCTGGAACCCGAACGGGTCCCGCCGCGACATCGCGGGCATCACCAACGACCGCGGCAACGTGGTGGGGCTCATGCCGCACCCGGAGCACGCGGTGGAGGCCGGCTTCGGCCCGGCGTCCGCCGAGGGTCCGCGCGCCGGCGTCGACGGGCTGACGTTCTTCACGTCGGTGCTGTCCTCCCTGGTCCACGCGTGA
- a CDS encoding LacI family DNA-binding transcriptional regulator → MPDYSSPARRPTIVDVARAAGVSTAVVSYTLNGRRGVSAATRERVLRAADELGWRPASAARSLRSGPAAAALVVVHDQPFGTRAAFPLDLVTGALQTIGPDTLTLAVHVAGSPADAARLMDRWWTERRYGAFVVTGVRVDDARLAALRSLPAPAVVVGTAPDGGPATWQHVVLDDGAAFAQVGAFLAELGHRRVAMVAGSERLVAPVRRAAALGSALAGHGIELRTVAGDGPERAAAALLPLLAAADRPTAVVTDDDATAGLVLDVARRLGLGVPWDLSVVAGTDSPACYLTAPSLTAVPYPVEELGRATGRALRTALGAGPVSGAGPSPGAGTSSGAAPSVGVEPPRTVPVGRLVVRGSTAPPPGD, encoded by the coding sequence GTGCCCGATTATTCGTCCCCTGCGCGACGGCCGACCATCGTCGACGTCGCGCGCGCCGCCGGCGTCTCGACCGCCGTCGTGTCGTACACGCTCAACGGGCGCCGCGGGGTCTCGGCGGCGACGCGCGAGCGGGTGCTCCGCGCGGCCGACGAGCTCGGCTGGCGCCCGGCCAGCGCGGCCCGCTCGCTGCGCAGCGGTCCGGCGGCCGCCGCGCTCGTCGTCGTGCACGACCAGCCGTTCGGCACCCGGGCCGCGTTCCCGCTCGACCTCGTCACCGGCGCGCTCCAGACCATCGGCCCGGACACCCTCACGCTCGCCGTGCACGTCGCGGGTTCGCCCGCCGACGCCGCGCGGCTCATGGACCGCTGGTGGACCGAGCGGCGCTACGGCGCGTTCGTCGTCACCGGGGTGCGGGTCGACGACGCGCGCCTCGCCGCCCTGCGCTCCCTGCCCGCGCCGGCCGTCGTGGTGGGCACCGCGCCCGACGGCGGGCCCGCGACCTGGCAGCACGTGGTGCTCGACGACGGCGCCGCGTTCGCCCAGGTCGGCGCCTTCCTGGCGGAGCTCGGCCACCGGCGGGTCGCGATGGTCGCCGGGTCGGAGCGCCTCGTGGCGCCCGTCCGCCGGGCCGCCGCCCTGGGGTCCGCGCTGGCGGGGCACGGCATCGAGCTGCGCACCGTCGCGGGCGACGGGCCCGAGCGCGCGGCGGCGGCGCTGCTGCCGCTGCTCGCCGCCGCCGACCGTCCCACGGCGGTCGTGACCGACGACGACGCCACCGCCGGCCTCGTGCTCGACGTCGCCCGGAGGCTCGGCCTCGGCGTGCCGTGGGACCTGTCCGTGGTCGCCGGCACGGACTCGCCGGCGTGCTACCTGACCGCGCCGTCGCTGACCGCCGTGCCGTACCCGGTCGAGGAGCTCGGCCGGGCGACGGGCCGGGCGCTGCGCACGGCGCTCGGGGCGGGGCCGGTGTCGGGTGCGGGGCCCTCGCCGGGCGCCGGGACGTCGTCGGGCGCGGCCCCGTCCGTGGGGGTGGAACCGCCGCGCACCGTGCCGGTGGGGCGGCTCGTCGTCCGTGGCTCGACGGCGCCGCCGCCCGGCGACTAA
- a CDS encoding GNAT family N-acetyltransferase, which yields MVAEVLAGLTIETVGWDHADAVRLRAEQQHEIDLRYTQPGRPSTTDADGAPVPDARDQVDPSNVFATLLLRVDGAPAGHAALRDLSGRDDYRGGLHPDGTSEVKRVYVAPGFRGRGLSRTLMSAAEDVARDAGVRHLVLETGLMQPESLGLYLRLGYDPVESFGVFSDEPGSRCFGKWLVPDAGPQDAAPAGVAPPVEPSLVEPSLVELVETPPALVLREAPWDDPDAAALRLAMWAFHQERYPQMARDIEARGGHEVADAERGRAALATFVAVLDGKPVGCASVAAAPIGPEHLAADPLRGVGGLPAVPAVPTLAGTVDGGATESHGFEMRNVFVDPAARRAGVATALVRQIEAEARRRGGLALYLGTGIRQPEALRLYVNLGYRPVLPYPPHDPDDALLLFLGKPL from the coding sequence ATGGTCGCTGAGGTCCTCGCGGGTCTCACCATCGAGACGGTCGGCTGGGACCACGCGGACGCCGTCCGCCTGCGCGCCGAGCAGCAGCACGAGATCGACCTGCGCTACACGCAGCCCGGCCGGCCGTCGACGACGGATGCCGACGGCGCCCCCGTGCCCGACGCGCGCGACCAGGTCGACCCGTCGAACGTGTTCGCGACCCTGCTGCTGCGGGTCGACGGCGCACCGGCCGGGCACGCCGCGCTGCGCGACCTGTCCGGCCGTGACGACTACCGGGGCGGCCTGCACCCCGACGGCACGTCCGAGGTCAAGCGCGTGTACGTGGCGCCGGGCTTCCGCGGGCGCGGGCTCTCCCGCACGCTGATGAGCGCCGCGGAGGACGTCGCCCGCGACGCCGGCGTGCGGCACCTGGTCCTGGAGACCGGGCTCATGCAGCCCGAGTCGCTCGGGCTGTACCTGCGGCTGGGCTACGACCCCGTCGAGTCGTTCGGCGTGTTCTCCGACGAGCCGGGCTCGCGCTGCTTCGGCAAGTGGTTGGTGCCGGACGCCGGCCCGCAGGACGCAGCTCCAGCCGGCGTGGCACCGCCGGTCGAGCCTTCGCTGGTCGAGCCTTCGCTGGTCGAGCTTGTCGAGACCCCGCCCGCCCTGGTGCTCCGCGAGGCGCCCTGGGACGACCCGGACGCCGCCGCCCTGCGGCTCGCCATGTGGGCCTTCCACCAGGAGCGTTACCCGCAGATGGCGCGCGACATCGAGGCGCGCGGCGGCCACGAGGTCGCCGACGCCGAGCGCGGGCGCGCCGCCCTTGCCACGTTCGTCGCGGTCCTGGACGGGAAGCCGGTGGGCTGCGCGTCGGTCGCCGCGGCGCCGATCGGCCCGGAGCACCTCGCCGCTGACCCGCTGCGCGGCGTCGGCGGGCTGCCTGCCGTTCCCGCCGTTCCCACCCTCGCCGGAACGGTGGACGGCGGGGCGACGGAGTCGCACGGCTTCGAGATGCGCAACGTGTTCGTGGACCCGGCCGCGCGGCGCGCGGGCGTGGCGACGGCCCTGGTCCGGCAGATCGAGGCCGAGGCCCGACGCCGGGGCGGGCTCGCGCTCTACCTCGGCACGGGCATCCGGCAGCCGGAGGCGCTGCGGCTCTACGTGAATCTCGGCTACCGGCCGGTGCTGCCCTACCCGCCGCACGACCCGGACGACGCGCTGCTCCTCTTCCTGGGCAAGCCGCTCTGA